Part of the Diceros bicornis minor isolate mBicDic1 chromosome 17, mDicBic1.mat.cur, whole genome shotgun sequence genome is shown below.
CAGGGTGGAGTGGGCAACTCTGTGTGCTGCCCAGGGAAGCACTGAGGTCTGATCCAACATCCATGTACTCATAacccagctcctccagggaaCTTGGCCTAGGGGGACGAGGTGGACTGCGCCTTCTCTTCCGGTTCATGTATTCATACTCCTCATCTTCATCTTCTTCTTCAGTACCCAAGACAGAACTGAGACCCACCGAAGAAAGGGTGCCTTCCCGGGAGGAGGGAGTACCTGGGGGTTGAGAAGAGAGGCTAGGTATATGGAGAACTTCATGGTAATAGGCAGTAGGGAGTGGGGGAAAGTTAGGAAAAAGGACAAGGGAGGGATAAGATCAGAGAAGACAAAAGGATTAGAAGAGCCTGGAGAAAGAGGATTAGAGAAAGATTTGAGGAGAGCCCTAAGAAGAGTCAGGCACCTTTGACATGTGCATCTGGCATGACATAACCATTGACATCCTCTTCCTCTAACCCTGGCGGGGAGAGGGGGGTGACAGGAGTGAGCAGGCTGTGGCGCTGGGAATGGTAGGCACTGTCTCCACGTGGCCTCGGGCTCCGGCTCCGGCTTCTACACATTGACACCTTCTCCTGGAGCTCAGCCTCAGAGCCCGTCACATGGCCCTCCGATGACTCTGATGCCAGGCGTCCCCGTGGCATTGGGTGCAAGGAGGCTGGACGGGGGCACCGTTCACTACTGCCACAAACTGCAGACTCCTgaggaggaaaataatacatgGAGATTTACACAGAGACGAGGAAAGAACAGATATTTGTTTAGAAAGACTGGGTTTTTCAATGTCTTCTTTTTTGGAGGACACTGATTAAACCTCAAAGATTTCTCAAGTCTCCCATATCACCCCTATGGATCCTAAAGGTTTCTATCCACCACCCAGCCTCTCATCAGCCCCTTAAAAGAGActttacctggcaaacctccgcAAGATTACCCTGGTTCATAGGCATATATCCAGATGATGGACTTAAAATGCTCTGGCTCTAGGATGAAAAAAGTAAGGAAGAGGTTTGGATAAAGGGATAAATTTACTCACCATGGGGGCCTTTGAGTAGTTAATCTGGGTATCTGTGGGGGTCATGAGGACACAGGTGTGCAGAAGGCTCAGGGTGCGGTTTCTTGGGTAACTGAAAAGTGCCTTACCCCACGTGGCCGATTAAGTGTTCCAACTGGCAGGCTGAGGGCAGAGCCTAGTGTTGTCGCCAGGTTGTCCTCCTCTGCCTCCAAGTCCAGGTCTAGGTCTAGTTCTGGCTCCAGCTCTACTTCCTCCAGTTCCTTGTTTGTCAGAGCAGGAGGTTCTGCCCCAGGGGGAATTCCAGGCCCACTTTCTCTCTATAGGGGCGAGTGATTGTTAAGGTAGAtcttggttccagccaagtcaaCCTTTTCTCTAAATCTTCTTGAAACCTCCTAATCCCTACTGACCTTTATGACCAGATATCGTGGTGGGTCTCGAGCCATCCTGGTGAACTCATTGGCTAGTTCTTTAAAGGTCGGGCGAATATTCTCATCAATCATCCAACCTGGGTAAAATGTAGGAAGTAGAGCCATAAAAGAGGAgcggggggccggcctggtggcgcaagaggttaagtgcacgcgctccgctgcggcggcccggggttcgccagttcggatcccaggcgcgcaccgacacaccgcttgttaagacatgctgtggcggcatcccatgtaaagtgaggaagacgggcacggatgttagcccagggccagtcttcctcagcaaaaaagaggaggattggcattggatgttagctcaggcctggtattcctcacaaaaaaaaacaaaacaaaactgatgtGTTTGCTGCCTGTCTCCTCCAGCAGAAGCTAAGGAAGTTTTAGGTCCGTTACATCCTCAAGCCCTACAAcactgataaataaataaatacgtttaaaaaaaaaaaaaaaagaggagtggaGTAGGGAGGGAAGTCAGTTAGAAAATAGctgacactatggaaaacagtatggagatttctcaaaaaattaaaagtagaaatgctgtacaatccagctatcccactactgggtatttatccaaagaacttgaaatcaaaaattcaaagggacttctgcacccctatgttcattgcagcattattcataatagccaagtgaagtggaagcaaccccagtgcccatcagctgatgaatggataaagaagatggggtatatatatacaatggaatactactcagccataaaaaagacaaaattgtcccatttataacagcatggatgaaccttgagggtattatgataagtgaaattaGCCAGGGAAAGACTAACACcgcgtgatttcactcatatgaggaagataaacacatggataaagagaacagattagtggttaccagaagggaagggggttggaagatgggcgaaaggggtaaaggggcacatatgtatggtgatggataaaaataagCCTATTGGtagtgagcacaatgcagtctatacagaaactgataaataataatgtacacctgaaattacacaatgttataaacgattatgatctcaataaaataattgagggaaaaaaaagaaaatggctgAGATCAGCAGGTAACTCACATTTGACCATGACCATGTAGACATCAATGGTACAGATCTGGGGCTGTGCCAACCGCTCTCCCTTCTCCAGCAGGTCTGGTACTTCAGCCAATCGCAGCCCTGCATAGGGCTCTGCCCCAAATGTCATCAGCTCCCAAACTGTCACACCTGGTATAGGAAGACATGACTAGTTGATGGCAAAATAGTAGACGTGGGCATGAAGATGAAGGGAAAGCAGAGGTTGATCTGACACAAGGATCTGAGGACTTAAGAGATTCGAAAAAGGGGTCTCAACAGGAAACTGTGGAATTTGGGCCAGCGATGGTATGGAGGGCATCCAGATGGACTGACCATAGCTCCAGACGTCACTCTGGTGTGTGTATTTCCCAAAGTGGATACTCTCGAGGGCCATCCACTTAATTGGAGTCTGGGGGATTAAAAACAAAGGTGTTACCAGTTGAGTTCCACAAATTTTCTTCGCATTTCTAAACCCCAAGTTCTCTATCATTCTTTTCCTTGTTGCTCTCTGAACTTATATTTCTTGCATCTTCCTGGAACTGACCGTGCAGCATCTGCTCACCTCTGAAAGACACCACTGACTGCTCCCTATCCCCATGCTCCACTCTACCCCAACCTCCTTACTCAGCCCTTTGTGTCACCTCACCTTGGCCTCACTGTGTAGTAGCTGCTTATCATCCGGGGGTAGCAGGTCAGCTACCCCAAAATCCGCCACCTGAACCTGACTGGGTGACTTGAGTAGCACGTTTCGGGCAGCCAGGTTCCTATGCACCATACCATGCTCCTCAAGGTAGTACATACCCTATAGAGAAAGGAAGTATTCTCAAAGTTGGGGGAATTGGTCTTTGAGATCCCAAATCACCCTAAAGGCACCTCTTAGAACTTCATCCTCCCCAACCCTCCCTGCTGGCCCCTAGCCAGGCAGTTCCATCACAGAACTCCTCCAGGCTCCTCTCACCTTGGCAATTTGTACTCCCCAGTTGAGCAGCAGCTGTGGCCCCAGTGCCCCCCGGTGTTGTCTCACATGATCCAGTAGGGAACCCAGAGGCAAGTATTGAGTGACGAGCTGCAGAGATGAGCCTGGGCACAGTCCCAGCAGCCGTACAATGTGGGCGTGGTCTAGGCTGCCAATGGCCAGCATATGCTAAGAGACACAGGAGGGGTTAGCCAGGGAACAAATAGGTTCACATATACCCAGACCAGGGCTCCCCCCAACATTCAAGGACATCAACATGGCTAACCTAGTATCTGCTAACACAGAACCATGCTTCTACATGATTGTATCTAATATTGACCCCTTTTCTAGTGGCATAAAGAATACCCTTCCTTCACTTACATCTGTCACAGCCTGAAAACTCTGCCGTCCGCTCTTGTCCTCAATGACTTTAATGCAGACTGGAATCTTGATTGATTCACCCTCAGGAATCCACACTCCCTGGGAAGTTTGGGGCAGGAGTCAGCCTAGGGTCATTCTCCCCAGGCTAGTCCTTTCCCTAAATCTTTCTCCCCTTTGCCCTAGATCCTTTCCCCACCTCTCCAGACTTCCTGTGGGCCACTCACTTTATGCACAGTTCCAAAGACGCCTGAGCCAAGCACTTTAAGCTTCCTCAGCTCTGTCTCTTTGAAGATTCTGGCCAAGACTTTGTTAGCCTTCTCACTGGGATCCAGAGGCTCTATGCTCTGAGGAGCAGATGGGAAGGAGATACTCAGGCAAGCCCACTCCCATGTCCCACTCCAACCCTTCCCTACAGGTGGACGCCAAGAGCAGCAAAGCCCAAAGGggtgggagcaggaggaggaattGTCTTTAGTCTTGGAAAGCATTGCATGCAGAGTGGGGAATAACAGACCCTGAGGACTGAGGAAGTTGTGTTCATGAGGTCAGGAATCAAGAGGGTTGGGTTTTCCCTTTgatgggggaagtggggagggtcGGCAATACTACCACCTTGAGTACTTTTATACAGTTCTCTGtgcttttcaaagcactttcacacgCATAATCCCCTTTCACCTTTATAGCCATCCCATAAGGATGAACATTATTTCCTCTGTAAACATgcataaactgaggcacagagaatgaaAGGAACTCTTTCAAAGTCATGTGGCAAATTAATGGCAAAATCAGGACTAGAATGCATGACTCCCATTTCTCTGGCCAGAGTTCTTTTTAGTGGACCGTACTACCTCCTTGAAGACAGGGATCAAGTCTCTAGGGAAGGAGGAGGCTCTTAAAGAGATGGTACAGGGTACCTTTCAAGAGGAATCCGGGCACTCACCTCACCCCGTTCCAAGTAGCGCCTCATAGCCCTCTTATTCTGAATCCGCCGCCCACGCCAGTAGAGAAAAGTGCCGCCCAGGATCAGGAAAATCACCGCCAATCCTACTACCACTGTTAAAGCCATTGCCAGATGGGTTTTGCTGTGGGATAGAGAGGTCCAGCATTATCCTGGGTCTACACCTCCCTTACAAATGTCATCTATACCTGTGCTAAAGGTGTGATGCAGAGCTGGGGCAAGAAGTTAACATTCACATACTCATCCTTGAGCACTGAAGGGATTAACCTAAATCTGgaaccccccaccccaaccccccagGCTACTGCAAGTTAATTTTAGGAAGGGAAGGCCAGAAGCGTGGATTCTTGTGTCCTCGAGTCTAGTGATAGTGGACTGTATATAGTAGGCCAGAATGAATAGAGACTCAACCCTGCTTAGCAGGTAACTGCCCTCTCCCTAGCTTCTTTCCAAATATCCCCAGCTTCCTAAATCTCCAAGCCCATCTTACCTGATCAGTACCAGTGTTTGGCCCAAACAGTCTTGAAGCTCTGGTCCCTTACACCTGGAGAAGAAAGTCACCTCCTTAAATGGGAGTTGGGAGAATTCCAGGAGCCTCAACATACAAGACCGTTTCAGACCCTACCATGGCGTCCATCCTGGAGCCCAAGGCATATCCCAAGACACGGCCCCCATCTCTAGCTCACCAACCCTCCCTGAGTCCCTCTCTTGAATGAAACTCCCCTGAGCTGAGGTGATTCCAGGTTCCCAAAATTGTGGTGTAATTTTGTACTGTTTCTGAGTTTCCCTTTCTCCAGTCCTCCACTACACGGCTGGGAGTGattcttaaagatttttatttatttatttttttccccccaaagccccagtagataattgtatgtcatagctgcacatccttctagttgctgtatgtgggacgtggcctcagcatggccggagaagcggtgcatcggtgcgcgcccaggatccgaaccccgggccgccggcagcggagcgcgcgcacttaaccactaagccacggggccggcccatgggagtgattcttaaatcatagttcctttcttctttcttctcccctcaccttctcctttccccctAGTTCTATGCTCCTACTCCTCCCCCTGACCTCCTCTTATCATCCCATCACTGACCCCTGGGTGCAGTTCTCATGGCAGGGCCTACATTCATTCTGAGCATCTGGGTACTTGTAGATGGGGCCCTTGGCACCAAGGACTCCATAGGGGCAGCTGCTCACACAGTGGGGCCCGTCTCGAAAATGGGCACATTGGACACAAGCATCAGAGCCCTGGGTGGAAGAGAAAAGGTCAGGAAGAATGGGATCCCAAGGTCAGTTCCATACCTCCCAGTAAGGACCAACCCAGCCATTCAGGACCCTCCATCCACAGACCCTAGCATTATCTGACCTCCCTGTGCTGGCCTTGAGACTTGGCCATTTCATTCCTTAGACCCTCCAGCATTGCCCCGCCCTCCCTTAGAGATCCTGGTGCTGCTACTCTACCGAGCCATTGCATGTGGCGGTGCCCTCCATGGGTTGGCATTCCGGGTGGCAGGAGAAGCATTCGGCCTCATGGGCAAATTCACGAGGCTCCCTGCAGTGGAGGGTAGAGGGAGGGGGGGTCACCTCCAAGTCCTGACCTTCATGCCCTGATCCCCCAACCACAGGGTCTCCTACCGCACTCCCACCAAGGCATATGCAGAGAGTTGTCTAAAGGCTTTCAGGTGTTACCTGAACAGCTCCATCCCAGGGCCGCATCTCCCCGCCCCTCCTTGATTCACTCTCCCCTCACTGTACCCATTCAGAAAGTTGCAGTGGGTCACACAGACACCTCCTCGGCTGTAATTTCGACAGGATAGGCACTGACCAGGGCCTGGGCCCCAACATCCCCCGGAGGAGCACAGTGGGTCACACACTTTGCCCTCTGCCACTGGAAAGGAAGGGGTGGGTTAGGAGGAGTCTGAGGTTTCCTAACAAGCCCTCTCCTGAACTCTTCCTCATTGCTGCTTCCAGTCTAGCATCCCCCTCTCCTTGGTTCCATCCCCATCCCTACTCCCACTTCCAGGGCAGAACAGTCCTACACCTCtctcctccctgactccctcttccCACCACCCAGTGGGCCCTTTCCCTCA
Proteins encoded:
- the ERBB3 gene encoding receptor tyrosine-protein kinase erbB-3 isoform X1, whose translation is MRANRALQVLGFLLSLARGSEVGNSQAVCPGTLNGLSVTGDAENQYQTLHKLYERCEVVMGNLEIVLTGHNADLSFLQWIREVTGYVLVAMNEFSTLPLPNLRVVRGTQVYDGKFAIFVMLNYNTNSSHALRQLRFTQLTEILSGGVYIEKNDKLCHMDTIDWRDIVRDRDAEIVVKDNGRSCPPCHEVCKGRCWGPGPEDCQTLTKTICAPQCNGHCFGPNPNQCCHDECAGGCSGPQDTDCFACRLFNDSGACVRQCPQPLVYNKLTFQLEPNPHTKYQYGGVCVASCPHNFVVDQTSCVRACPPDKMEVDKNGLKMCEPCGGLCPKACEGTGSGSRFQTVDSSNIDGFVNCTKILGNLDFLITGLNGDPWHKIPALDPEKLNVFRTVREITGYLNIQSWPPHLHNFSVFSNLTTIGGRSLYNRGFSLLIMKNLNITSLGLRSLKEISAGRIYISANRQLCYHHSLNWTSLLRGPSEERLDIKHNRPRRECVAEGKVCDPLCSSGGCWGPGPGQCLSCRNYSRGGVCVTHCNFLNGEPREFAHEAECFSCHPECQPMEGTATCNGSGSDACVQCAHFRDGPHCVSSCPYGVLGAKGPIYKYPDAQNECRPCHENCTQGCKGPELQDCLGQTLVLISKTHLAMALTVVVGLAVIFLILGGTFLYWRGRRIQNKRAMRRYLERGESIEPLDPSEKANKVLARIFKETELRKLKVLGSGVFGTVHKGVWIPEGESIKIPVCIKVIEDKSGRQSFQAVTDHMLAIGSLDHAHIVRLLGLCPGSSLQLVTQYLPLGSLLDHVRQHRGALGPQLLLNWGVQIAKGMYYLEEHGMVHRNLAARNVLLKSPSQVQVADFGVADLLPPDDKQLLHSEAKTPIKWMALESIHFGKYTHQSDVWSYGVTVWELMTFGAEPYAGLRLAEVPDLLEKGERLAQPQICTIDVYMVMVKCWMIDENIRPTFKELANEFTRMARDPPRYLVIKRESGPGIPPGAEPPALTNKELEEVELEPELDLDLDLEAEEDNLATTLGSALSLPVGTLNRPRGSQSILSPSSGYMPMNQGNLAEVCQESAVCGSSERCPRPASLHPMPRGRLASESSEGHVTGSEAELQEKVSMCRSRSRSPRPRGDSAYHSQRHSLLTPVTPLSPPGLEEEDVNGYVMPDAHVKGTPSSREGTLSSVGLSSVLGTEEEDEDEEYEYMNRKRRRSPPRPPRPSSLEELGYEYMDVGSDLSASLGSTQSCPLHPAPIMPTAGTTPEEDYEYMNRRRGGGGPGGDYAAMGACPAAEQGYEEMRAFQGPGHHAPHVHYARLKTLRSLEATDSAFDNPDYWHSRLFPKANAQRT
- the ERBB3 gene encoding receptor tyrosine-protein kinase erbB-3 isoform X2; its protein translation is MGNLEIVLTGHNADLSFLQWIREVTGYVLVAMNEFSTLPLPNLRVVRGTQVYDGKFAIFVMLNYNTNSSHALRQLRFTQLTEILSGGVYIEKNDKLCHMDTIDWRDIVRDRDAEIVVKDNGRSCPPCHEVCKGRCWGPGPEDCQTLTKTICAPQCNGHCFGPNPNQCCHDECAGGCSGPQDTDCFACRLFNDSGACVRQCPQPLVYNKLTFQLEPNPHTKYQYGGVCVASCPHNFVVDQTSCVRACPPDKMEVDKNGLKMCEPCGGLCPKACEGTGSGSRFQTVDSSNIDGFVNCTKILGNLDFLITGLNGDPWHKIPALDPEKLNVFRTVREITGYLNIQSWPPHLHNFSVFSNLTTIGGRSLYNRGFSLLIMKNLNITSLGLRSLKEISAGRIYISANRQLCYHHSLNWTSLLRGPSEERLDIKHNRPRRECVAEGKVCDPLCSSGGCWGPGPGQCLSCRNYSRGGVCVTHCNFLNGEPREFAHEAECFSCHPECQPMEGTATCNGSGSDACVQCAHFRDGPHCVSSCPYGVLGAKGPIYKYPDAQNECRPCHENCTQGCKGPELQDCLGQTLVLISKTHLAMALTVVVGLAVIFLILGGTFLYWRGRRIQNKRAMRRYLERGESIEPLDPSEKANKVLARIFKETELRKLKVLGSGVFGTVHKGVWIPEGESIKIPVCIKVIEDKSGRQSFQAVTDHMLAIGSLDHAHIVRLLGLCPGSSLQLVTQYLPLGSLLDHVRQHRGALGPQLLLNWGVQIAKGMYYLEEHGMVHRNLAARNVLLKSPSQVQVADFGVADLLPPDDKQLLHSEAKTPIKWMALESIHFGKYTHQSDVWSYGVTVWELMTFGAEPYAGLRLAEVPDLLEKGERLAQPQICTIDVYMVMVKCWMIDENIRPTFKELANEFTRMARDPPRYLVIKRESGPGIPPGAEPPALTNKELEEVELEPELDLDLDLEAEEDNLATTLGSALSLPVGTLNRPRGSQSILSPSSGYMPMNQGNLAEVCQESAVCGSSERCPRPASLHPMPRGRLASESSEGHVTGSEAELQEKVSMCRSRSRSPRPRGDSAYHSQRHSLLTPVTPLSPPGLEEEDVNGYVMPDAHVKGTPSSREGTLSSVGLSSVLGTEEEDEDEEYEYMNRKRRRSPPRPPRPSSLEELGYEYMDVGSDLSASLGSTQSCPLHPAPIMPTAGTTPEEDYEYMNRRRGGGGPGGDYAAMGACPAAEQGYEEMRAFQGPGHHAPHVHYARLKTLRSLEATDSAFDNPDYWHSRLFPKANAQRT